In Halobaculum sp. XH14, a single genomic region encodes these proteins:
- a CDS encoding transporter — protein sequence MPLALTGAYVLHTLFAGVWVGAVLLATWKVVPLAKGGGLDPDALGSISSGLTTITRVAALVFVATGGHMAATVYGSELLFGTGRGHLVLTMLALWLVMTGLVEVGASKIRSALDVGKVRTAAHDAETFLRLASVVGVVLLVIGGYLAAPAL from the coding sequence ATGCCGCTCGCACTCACGGGAGCCTACGTCCTGCACACGCTGTTCGCCGGCGTCTGGGTCGGCGCGGTCCTGCTCGCCACCTGGAAGGTCGTCCCGCTCGCGAAGGGCGGGGGCCTCGACCCCGACGCGCTCGGGTCGATCTCCTCCGGGCTGACGACCATCACGCGGGTCGCGGCGCTGGTGTTCGTCGCCACCGGCGGCCACATGGCCGCGACCGTCTACGGGAGCGAGTTGCTGTTCGGCACCGGTCGCGGCCACCTCGTGCTCACGATGCTGGCGCTCTGGCTCGTCATGACCGGCCTCGTCGAGGTCGGCGCGAGCAAAATCAGGTCCGCGCTGGACGTCGGCAAGGTCCGAACCGCCGCCCACGACGCGGAGACGTTCCTCAGACTCGCGTCCGTGGTCGGGGTCGTGCTGCTCGTCATCGGCGGCTATCTGGCCGCTCCCGCACTGTGA